One part of the Lytechinus pictus isolate F3 Inbred chromosome 3, Lp3.0, whole genome shotgun sequence genome encodes these proteins:
- the LOC129255607 gene encoding cation channel sperm-associated targeting subunit tau-like, translated as MVVAEPELYLRIRVGANSKCTKTFNWTAGSKYVVVHEIKHFPVMVSRSRNDSSNEIRIDLVMVETAHVHRIIGHKDVHLYDMIKNLYVVGTYELKFRQNTIAALDFEICFAYGIFGYGYSHQLQNRQKKLEDIVSHSYLYRSEPPMNRKQSDNTTMAPVPIEHPDLISFAQKVQIGSPAVREMLVDRYSKYDMDVFSDLDKHEPVILARTMRRRLQKIEADFNSQTSRQQRKKFLEKLILRHGDDDKKHDKQNRDDRAPPGTTVLPDIDQVAAPEELVYGEDDDHTCVTDVPELSSFLANAPGIQVRGRAERSRRPSMSVLLEDETANELERQQSTSEDASASMSGSFKHSDQQDRQISTGGNLMMSFANKLRLWKSKGAPAKLPNAGPVTSE; from the exons ATGGTTGTAGCAGAACCTGAGCTCTACCTGCGTATACGTGTTGGGGCCAATTCAAAATGCACCAAGACTTTCAACTGGACTGCCGGATCAAAGTATGTTGTGGTTCATGAAATCAAACATTTCCCAGTTATG GTGTCTCGATCGAGAAATGACTCTTCCAATGAAATTCGCATTGATTTAGTCATGGTTGAAACTGCACATGTCCATCGTATTATTGGTCATAAAGATGTTCATCTCTACGATATGATCAAG AATCTCTACGTGGTTGGCACTTACGAActaaaatttcgtcaaaat ACTATCGCTGCGCTCGACTTTGAGATCTGCTTTGCATACGGTATATTTGGATATGGCTATTCACATCAGTTACAAAATCGACAGAAGAAGCTAGAAGACATCGTGAGTCACTCATATCTTTACCGATCAGAGCCACCTATGAACCGGAAACAGTCGGATAA TACCACGATGGCACCTGTTCCAATAGAACATCCAGACCTCATTTCATTTGCTCAAAAGGTGCAAATCGGATCTCCAGCAGTCAGAGAAATGCTTG TTGACAGATACAGCAAATACGATATGGATGTGTTTTCCGATCTTGATAAACACGAGCCAGTAATTCTCGCCCGAACTATGAGGAGAAG ATTGCAGAAAATTGAAGCTGATTTTAATTCGCAGACAAGTAGGCAACAACGAAAGAAATTTCTAGAGAAGTTGATTCTTCGCCACGGAGACGACGATAAAAAACAT GATAAGCAAAACAGGGATGATCGAGCACCACCCGGGACTACGGTATTACCAGACATCGACCAGGTAGCTGCCCCCGAAGAACTGGTGTACGGGGAGGATGATGATCATACATGCGTCACTGACGTTCCAGAGCTCAGTAGCTTCCTAGCCAATGCTCCCG GAATTCAAGTCCGCGGGCGAGCGGAGAGAAGTCGTCGACCATCAATGTCAGTTCTTCTCGAG GATGAAACCGCAAATGAGTTAGAGAGACAGCAATCGACGTCAGAAGACGCATCAGCATCGATGTCTGGTTCATTCAAACACTCTGATCAACAGGACAGACAGATAAGTACAGGAG GGAATCTCATGATGTCATTTGCAAACAAACTTCGTCTCTGGAAGTCAAAGGGTGCACCTGCTAAACTCCCTAACGCAGGGCCAGTGACCAGCGAATAA